One genomic region from Paramicrobacterium agarici encodes:
- a CDS encoding molybdopterin molybdotransferase MoeA, with protein sequence MSEHTHSPASGAPMITIDEHRARILGATQVLPAESVALRDALGLVLADDVENRWPVPLFDNSAMDGYAAHRADAVAGARLRIVADVAAGSPDDPAIGPGEAARIMTGAPMPKDADAVVPLEHTDLGTAIDETPPEVITVTEQPAPSAHIRRAGSDAESGSIAVGAGTELGAWQLSAIAAAGHASVTAHRRPRVSVISTGSELIEPGATPSRGQIPESNSVLLRAALRAAGVDVTLVSTVPDDNAALRTAMVDARAVSDAVVLTGGASVGAFDVVKSVLNGTASIRFDCVAMQPGKPQGFGRIDDTLVFCLPGNPVSVAVSFEMFVRPALRTMAGHADIDRPRVTRTAATGWRTPRGRTQVLPVIFNEQIVQPASHGGSGSHLVSSLADAEGLAIVPADVDQVHEGDAVTVMVLS encoded by the coding sequence ATGAGCGAGCACACGCACTCCCCCGCAAGCGGCGCGCCCATGATCACGATCGACGAGCACCGGGCACGCATTCTCGGCGCGACACAGGTGCTGCCGGCCGAGTCCGTTGCTCTGCGCGACGCGCTGGGGCTCGTGCTCGCCGATGACGTGGAGAACCGCTGGCCCGTGCCGCTGTTCGACAATTCGGCGATGGACGGCTACGCCGCACACCGAGCGGATGCTGTCGCGGGAGCCCGACTGCGGATCGTCGCCGACGTCGCCGCGGGGTCTCCCGATGACCCCGCGATCGGGCCGGGCGAGGCGGCGCGCATCATGACCGGAGCGCCGATGCCTAAGGATGCCGATGCGGTGGTTCCGCTCGAACATACCGATCTGGGGACGGCGATCGACGAGACGCCGCCCGAGGTCATCACCGTCACCGAGCAGCCGGCTCCGTCCGCGCACATTCGGCGTGCAGGGAGCGACGCCGAATCGGGCAGCATCGCCGTGGGCGCGGGCACCGAGCTCGGCGCGTGGCAACTGTCGGCGATCGCCGCTGCCGGTCATGCATCGGTCACAGCGCATCGACGCCCCCGCGTCTCGGTGATCTCAACGGGTTCTGAGCTGATCGAGCCCGGCGCGACACCCAGTCGCGGGCAGATTCCCGAGTCCAACTCCGTGCTGCTGCGCGCCGCTCTGCGCGCGGCAGGCGTCGACGTCACTCTGGTGTCGACCGTCCCCGACGACAACGCTGCGCTGCGCACAGCCATGGTCGACGCACGTGCGGTGAGCGACGCTGTCGTGCTCACGGGCGGGGCGAGCGTCGGAGCATTCGACGTTGTGAAGTCGGTGCTGAATGGCACAGCATCCATTCGCTTTGACTGTGTTGCCATGCAGCCGGGCAAACCGCAGGGCTTCGGGCGCATCGACGACACCCTCGTGTTCTGTCTGCCCGGCAACCCGGTGAGCGTCGCCGTCTCGTTCGAGATGTTCGTGCGACCGGCGCTGCGCACCATGGCCGGACATGCCGACATCGACAGACCGCGCGTCACCCGCACCGCGGCAACCGGCTGGCGCACTCCGCGCGGACGCACGCAGGTTCTTCCGGTGATCTTCAACGAGCAGATCGTGCAGCCGGCGTCACACGGTGGAAGCGGCTCACACCTGGTGAGTTCGCTCGCAGACGCCGAGGGCCTGGCGATCGTGCCCGCCGACGTCGACCAGGTGCACGAGGGGGACGCCGTGACGGTGATGGTGCTGTCGTGA
- a CDS encoding ThiF family adenylyltransferase codes for MALPPLVAPAEQLPADERERAARQLRLPELGEPGQRRLFAARVGVLGAGGLGSPVLLYLASAGVGTIGIVDDDVVDASNLQRQVIFSSADVGQPKAGVAADRIRSLSPHTHVIEHREHLTPDNAERIFADYDLIIDGSDSFDTRYAVADACAALGIPLVWGSVLRFDAQATVFWSRPPSGPAVTLRDVFPAAPAPGDVPSCAEAGVLGALCGQLGGILVTEAVKLICGIGDSLIGRMLVLDALGQRVREVPLAPDAAAHTPAETTSTAERRPAHISLEDLDGLVGATLLDVREPEEFARGSIPGAESVPLARVLGDAASIDLHDTVVVFCQQGPRARSAARALTAAHPEADIRLLDGGYAAWEQRSRV; via the coding sequence ATGGCTCTTCCCCCTCTCGTCGCGCCAGCAGAGCAGCTGCCCGCTGACGAACGCGAGCGCGCTGCACGTCAGCTGCGCCTGCCCGAATTAGGCGAGCCCGGTCAGCGTCGCCTTTTCGCCGCGCGCGTCGGCGTTCTGGGAGCGGGTGGCCTCGGCTCACCCGTGCTGCTGTACCTCGCCTCGGCGGGCGTCGGCACGATCGGCATCGTCGACGACGACGTTGTCGACGCGAGCAACCTGCAGCGTCAGGTGATCTTCTCGTCCGCCGATGTGGGCCAGCCCAAGGCGGGCGTCGCCGCCGACCGCATCCGCTCCCTCTCGCCGCACACGCACGTGATCGAGCACCGCGAGCACCTCACGCCCGACAACGCTGAGCGCATCTTCGCCGATTACGACCTCATCATCGACGGCAGCGACTCGTTCGACACCCGCTACGCCGTCGCCGACGCGTGCGCCGCGCTCGGGATCCCGCTCGTCTGGGGATCCGTGCTGCGTTTCGACGCGCAAGCGACCGTGTTCTGGTCGCGCCCGCCCTCGGGCCCGGCGGTGACGCTTCGCGACGTCTTTCCCGCAGCGCCTGCGCCAGGCGATGTTCCATCGTGCGCCGAGGCCGGTGTGCTCGGCGCGCTGTGCGGTCAGCTCGGCGGCATCCTCGTCACCGAGGCGGTCAAGCTGATCTGCGGCATCGGCGACAGCCTGATTGGACGGATGCTCGTGCTCGACGCCCTCGGCCAGCGCGTTCGCGAGGTGCCACTCGCCCCGGATGCTGCCGCACACACTCCCGCGGAAACGACATCAACCGCCGAGCGCCGCCCGGCACACATCTCCCTCGAGGATCTTGACGGCCTCGTGGGGGCGACGCTGCTCGACGTGCGCGAGCCCGAGGAGTTCGCCCGCGGCAGCATCCCCGGCGCCGAGTCCGTTCCGCTGGCGCGCGTGCTCGGCGACGCAGCATCCATCGATCTTCACGACACCGTCGTCGTGTTCTGCCAGCAGGGCCCGCGCGCGCGATCAGCCGCACGAGCCCTCACAGCCGCGCACCCCGAGGCCGACATCCGGCTGCTCGATGGCGGCTATGCGGCATGGGAGCAGAGGAGCAGAGTATGA
- a CDS encoding TOBE domain-containing protein: MTAFRISEAAPLLGVSDDTLRRWIDSGQLRSSRDAAGRIVVEGADLAARLRGSARGPSDPVHRASSARNRFVGIVTDVISDTVMAQVELQCGPHRVVSLMSSEAVRDLGLEVGSLATAVVKSTTVIVETPKED; this comes from the coding sequence ATGACCGCATTTCGCATCAGTGAGGCTGCGCCGCTTCTCGGCGTCAGCGACGACACCCTGCGCCGCTGGATCGACTCGGGGCAATTGCGGTCATCGCGCGACGCCGCGGGGCGCATCGTCGTCGAGGGCGCCGACCTCGCCGCTCGGCTGCGAGGCTCCGCGCGCGGGCCGTCTGATCCCGTGCATCGAGCATCGAGTGCGCGCAACCGCTTCGTCGGCATCGTCACCGACGTGATCTCCGACACCGTCATGGCGCAGGTCGAGCTGCAGTGCGGGCCGCATCGCGTCGTCTCGCTCATGTCGAGTGAGGCGGTGCGCGACCTCGGTCTCGAGGTGGGCTCGCTCGCGACAGCGGTGGTCAAGTCGACGACCGTCATCGTCGAGACTCCCAAAGAAGACTGA
- the modA gene encoding molybdate ABC transporter substrate-binding protein produces the protein MRIVAQTSRRVAAVLSAAAATALLLAGCANTTTPEEDSATASSPLIIFAAASLQGSLDELAEEFETQHPEFAIAPIVYDGSQALATQIVDGADVDVVAFANEPSLAPVTDAGVVGESTIFATNTLQIAVAPGNPKGIDDLDDLANDDLAVVLCAPEVPCGMASHTLLDDAGVAVTPVSEETNVTSVVTRVTNGEADAGLVYATDVAAAGDDLEGITPANADAAVNRYPIAVSRSAPAPEAARAFVDFVLSDSGQKVLAEYGFGAP, from the coding sequence ATGAGAATCGTGGCACAGACTTCGCGCCGCGTCGCCGCGGTGCTTTCCGCGGCGGCCGCAACAGCGCTGCTTCTCGCGGGATGCGCCAACACGACTACGCCAGAAGAAGACAGCGCAACAGCATCCTCGCCCCTCATCATCTTCGCCGCTGCTTCGCTGCAGGGATCGCTCGACGAACTCGCTGAGGAGTTTGAGACGCAGCATCCGGAGTTCGCCATCGCCCCGATCGTGTACGACGGTTCGCAGGCACTGGCGACGCAGATCGTCGACGGCGCCGATGTCGACGTCGTCGCGTTCGCAAACGAGCCGAGTCTCGCGCCGGTGACCGACGCCGGCGTGGTGGGCGAGAGCACGATCTTCGCCACGAATACGCTGCAGATCGCCGTTGCGCCAGGCAATCCGAAAGGCATCGACGATCTCGACGACCTCGCGAACGACGACCTTGCGGTGGTGCTGTGCGCGCCGGAGGTGCCGTGCGGCATGGCGTCGCACACGCTTCTCGACGACGCAGGTGTCGCGGTGACGCCCGTGAGCGAAGAGACGAACGTCACGAGCGTCGTGACACGCGTGACGAACGGAGAGGCCGACGCGGGGCTCGTCTACGCAACTGACGTGGCGGCAGCGGGCGATGATCTTGAGGGGATCACGCCGGCGAACGCCGATGCCGCGGTCAACCGATACCCGATCGCCGTGTCACGGTCGGCGCCGGCGCCCGAGGCCGCGCGCGCATTCGTCGACTTCGTGCTCTCTGATTCGGGGCAGAAGGTGCTCGCGGAGTACGGGTTCGGGGCGCCATGA
- the modB gene encoding molybdate ABC transporter permease subunit produces the protein MTLPRGLYIPAVAALALLVLPIVGLVSRVRWETLWSDLFSAEALTALWLSVSTGAVATVVCLVIGAPLAVIIARSSIRTAAVLRTIVLIPLVLPPLVGGLALIALLGRSGLIGQPIYEATGFSLPYTTAAVVVAQAFVAMPFLVITLEGAIRTSGVSHEQIAATLGAGRWRVLSRVTLPLIMPGLVGGTVLCFARAIGEFGATALFAGNAEGVTRTMPLAIYTAFNGVGVSQESAVALSLLLLVCAIVIVGGMRSWREDAVR, from the coding sequence ATGACGCTGCCGCGCGGGTTGTATATTCCGGCGGTCGCCGCGCTGGCGCTTCTGGTGCTGCCGATCGTCGGGCTCGTCTCGCGCGTGCGGTGGGAGACGCTCTGGAGCGACCTCTTCTCGGCAGAAGCGCTCACGGCACTGTGGCTCTCGGTGTCGACGGGCGCTGTCGCGACGGTCGTGTGCCTCGTGATCGGCGCACCGCTCGCGGTGATCATCGCCCGTTCCAGCATCCGTACCGCCGCCGTTCTGCGCACGATCGTGCTGATTCCCCTCGTGCTGCCGCCGCTCGTCGGCGGCCTCGCCCTCATCGCGCTGCTGGGCCGCTCGGGGCTCATCGGACAGCCGATCTACGAGGCGACGGGCTTCAGCCTGCCGTACACGACGGCGGCCGTCGTCGTCGCGCAGGCGTTCGTCGCGATGCCGTTTCTCGTGATCACGCTCGAGGGCGCCATCCGCACGTCCGGTGTCTCGCACGAGCAGATCGCCGCGACGCTCGGTGCGGGGCGCTGGCGCGTGCTCAGCCGTGTGACGCTGCCGCTCATCATGCCGGGCCTCGTCGGCGGCACAGTGCTGTGCTTCGCTCGGGCGATCGGCGAGTTCGGCGCGACGGCACTGTTCGCGGGCAACGCCGAGGGTGTCACGCGAACGATGCCGCTCGCGATCTACACGGCGTTCAATGGCGTCGGCGTCTCGCAGGAGTCGGCGGTGGCGCTTTCGCTGCTGCTGCTGGTCTGCGCCATCGTGATCGTGGGCGGAATGCGCTCGTGGCGAGAGGATGCTGTGCGATGA